In the Arthrobacter zhaoxinii genome, one interval contains:
- a CDS encoding ROK family protein, with protein sequence MRHVIGLDLGGTKTSGGVVDGEGRILFSSTVATPAQAGPDAVLSAAADLTASLRADARDSGLTVDALGIGAAGVIDSGRGVVVSATDAIRGWGGTRLTAELTRRTGLPATAINDVHAHALGESWLGAGAGMPSVLFIGVGTGVGGSYVLNGECLEGASFTAGHVGHIASPFAYETGTFESGLPCSCGGAGHVEAVASGPGIFSLFTRLGGVQAEDTRGVYRLAAEGHPVAAEALRRGAAAAGSAVGGLANVLDPHAVIVGGGLAFSGPLWWNAMEQAARNELLRPLAGLPIVPAQLGETAAIRGAARRALALNPVSEGQHV encoded by the coding sequence ATGCGCCACGTGATTGGGCTCGATCTGGGCGGCACCAAGACTTCCGGCGGGGTGGTCGACGGCGAGGGGCGGATCCTCTTTTCCTCCACCGTCGCGACGCCGGCGCAGGCCGGGCCCGACGCCGTCCTGTCCGCCGCCGCGGACCTCACGGCTTCGCTCCGCGCGGACGCCCGGGACTCCGGTCTGACCGTTGATGCGCTGGGCATTGGCGCCGCCGGCGTGATCGATTCCGGGCGCGGCGTCGTCGTCTCGGCGACGGACGCGATCCGCGGCTGGGGCGGAACCAGGCTGACCGCCGAGCTCACCCGGCGCACGGGGCTGCCCGCCACGGCCATCAATGACGTCCACGCCCATGCCCTCGGAGAAAGCTGGCTCGGCGCCGGTGCCGGGATGCCCAGTGTCCTGTTTATCGGCGTCGGCACCGGCGTGGGCGGCAGCTACGTCCTGAACGGCGAATGCCTGGAGGGCGCCAGCTTCACGGCCGGGCACGTGGGCCACATCGCCTCACCCTTCGCGTATGAGACCGGCACGTTTGAAAGCGGGCTGCCCTGCAGCTGCGGCGGCGCCGGACATGTGGAAGCGGTGGCGTCCGGGCCGGGGATCTTCTCGCTCTTCACCCGGCTGGGCGGCGTGCAGGCGGAGGACACCCGCGGGGTGTACCGCCTCGCCGCAGAGGGCCATCCCGTTGCCGCCGAGGCCCTGCGGCGCGGGGCAGCCGCTGCCGGTTCCGCCGTCGGCGGCCTGGCGAATGTCCTGGACCCGCACGCCGTCATAGTGGGCGGCGGGCTGGCTTTTTCCGGACCGCTTTGGTGGAACGCCATGGAGCAGGCGGCCCGGAACGAACTCCTGCGTCCGCTTGCCGGGCTGCCCATTGTCCCCGCACAGCTCGGGGAGACTGCCGCCATCCGCGGTGCCGCCCGCCGCGCGCTGGCATTGAACCCCGTCTCCGAAGGGCAGCATGTTTAA
- a CDS encoding ATP-binding cassette domain-containing protein, translated as MNATETPNTTGPVLELKDIKVYHRARSGSLFRPNIVKAVDGVNFTVRRGETVGIVGESGCGKSTLASVLVGLQEPTAGEVLFHGKPVSTKASSSKKTFGRDVGVVFQDPATALNPRMTIHDILTDPLQVHGIGTQQSRDAKVKDLLSLVGLPQSAADVTPHQVSGGQRQRVAIARALCLDPSVIVADEPTSALDVSVRAQVLNLLSDLKRELNLGMVFISHDIQTVRYVSDRICVMYFGRIVEEGPARDVFDRPANDYTKSLLGAAPSLLHI; from the coding sequence ATGAACGCGACAGAAACGCCTAACACCACCGGCCCCGTCCTCGAACTGAAGGACATCAAGGTCTACCACCGGGCACGCTCGGGCTCCCTGTTCCGCCCGAACATCGTCAAGGCGGTCGACGGCGTGAACTTCACCGTCCGCCGCGGCGAGACCGTGGGGATTGTCGGAGAATCCGGCTGCGGAAAATCCACCTTGGCCTCCGTGCTGGTGGGACTGCAGGAGCCTACGGCCGGGGAAGTCCTCTTCCATGGAAAGCCGGTCAGCACCAAGGCCTCCTCCTCCAAGAAGACCTTCGGCCGCGACGTCGGCGTGGTGTTCCAGGATCCGGCCACCGCCCTGAATCCCCGAATGACCATCCATGACATCCTCACCGACCCGCTTCAGGTCCACGGGATCGGCACCCAGCAAAGCCGGGATGCCAAGGTGAAGGACCTCCTCTCCCTCGTGGGCCTGCCGCAGTCCGCCGCCGACGTCACGCCGCACCAGGTTTCCGGCGGCCAGCGCCAGCGCGTCGCCATTGCCCGGGCGCTGTGCCTGGATCCGTCGGTCATTGTGGCCGATGAGCCGACGTCGGCCCTGGACGTGTCAGTCCGCGCCCAGGTGCTGAATCTGCTCTCGGACCTGAAACGGGAACTGAACCTCGGCATGGTCTTCATTTCCCATGACATCCAGACCGTCCGCTACGTTTCCGACCGCATCTGCGTGATGTATTTCGGCCGGATCGTCGAGGAAGGGCCCGCCCGCGATGTCTTTGACCGGCCCGCCAATGACTACACCAAGAGCCTGCTCGGAGCAGCGCCCAGCCTTTTGCACATCTAG
- a CDS encoding dihydrodipicolinate synthase family protein: MSHATQSRFHGVIPPVVTPRTADGAVDTASLEKLTKHLLDGGVSGLFVLGSSAEVPYLTNDERDLVIRTIAGVNAGEVPILAGAAEQTTPRVIEEGRRLIGLGADAIVATSQFYAISDAAETEIHFRALHAAFDVPLFAYDVPVRTHFKLPLHLLVRLAQDGVLAGVKDSSGDDVGFRQLLLATRDVPDFAVFTGHEVVVDGALLGGAHGVVPGLGNVDPAGYAALYNAAQSGDFAEAARMQDRLASLFNIVYAPTPGRVSPGAGGLGAFKTALMLLGVIDTNVMSAPMVQLNEAETAAIRTVLESNGLL, encoded by the coding sequence TTGTCACACGCAACACAGTCCCGCTTCCACGGCGTCATCCCCCCGGTGGTCACGCCCCGCACCGCGGACGGCGCCGTCGACACGGCCTCGCTGGAAAAACTGACCAAACATCTGCTCGACGGCGGTGTTTCCGGATTGTTCGTCCTGGGTTCCTCCGCGGAGGTGCCCTACCTGACCAATGACGAACGCGACCTGGTGATACGGACCATTGCCGGCGTCAACGCCGGAGAGGTGCCCATCCTGGCCGGCGCCGCCGAGCAGACGACTCCCCGCGTGATCGAGGAGGGACGCCGGCTGATCGGCCTCGGCGCGGACGCCATTGTGGCCACCTCGCAGTTCTACGCCATTTCGGATGCCGCCGAGACGGAAATCCACTTCCGCGCGCTGCACGCCGCCTTCGATGTCCCCCTGTTTGCCTACGACGTTCCCGTCCGGACACACTTCAAGCTCCCGCTGCACCTGCTGGTGCGGCTTGCGCAGGACGGCGTCCTCGCCGGCGTCAAGGATTCCTCCGGTGACGACGTCGGGTTCCGGCAGCTGCTGCTGGCCACCCGGGACGTGCCGGACTTCGCGGTCTTCACCGGACACGAGGTGGTGGTCGACGGCGCACTGCTGGGCGGCGCCCACGGCGTGGTTCCGGGACTCGGCAACGTGGACCCGGCCGGGTATGCGGCCCTGTACAACGCGGCCCAAAGCGGCGACTTTGCCGAAGCGGCCCGGATGCAGGACCGTCTGGCTTCCCTCTTCAATATTGTGTATGCCCCCACCCCCGGCCGTGTCTCGCCCGGAGCCGGAGGGCTCGGCGCCTTCAAGACGGCACTGATGCTGCTCGGCGTCATCGACACCAATGTGATGTCCGCCCCCATGGTGCAGCTGAACGAGGCCGAAACCGCCGCCATACGGACCGTCCTCGAGTCCAACGGGCTGCTCTGA
- a CDS encoding FadR/GntR family transcriptional regulator has product MSLPDASLPPARFSAQNRSRALQADIMELILDRDLKAGDALPTEGELTLALGIGRNTLREALKVLQALGVIEIRHGFGMFVAPANFDALADGLTFRGRLSLRHEGKEALQLVDVRQALESGLIGEAMDLSTPDHLAEIEATVQQMETLAAEGEVFTEVDEAFHYQLFEPLGNELLSNLMSVFWKVYRKIHAELGGDPLINLTETAAVHRGIFEAVKDGDKELAAERLRRHFDGIRGELAKLQDAS; this is encoded by the coding sequence ATGAGCCTGCCCGATGCCTCACTGCCGCCGGCCCGGTTCAGTGCCCAGAACCGTTCCCGCGCTCTGCAGGCCGACATCATGGAGTTGATCCTCGACCGCGACCTGAAGGCCGGCGATGCGTTGCCCACCGAGGGCGAACTCACCCTCGCGCTGGGTATCGGCAGGAACACCCTGCGGGAGGCGCTGAAGGTCCTCCAGGCCCTTGGGGTGATTGAAATCCGGCACGGGTTTGGGATGTTTGTGGCTCCGGCCAACTTCGATGCCCTGGCAGACGGGTTGACATTCCGCGGCAGGCTTTCCCTGCGCCACGAAGGCAAGGAGGCGCTGCAGCTGGTTGATGTCCGGCAGGCGCTGGAATCCGGCCTGATTGGTGAGGCGATGGACCTCTCGACGCCGGACCACTTGGCTGAGATCGAGGCCACTGTCCAGCAGATGGAGACCTTGGCAGCGGAAGGTGAAGTCTTCACCGAAGTTGACGAAGCTTTTCACTACCAGCTGTTTGAACCGCTGGGGAATGAGCTGCTCTCGAATCTGATGTCCGTTTTCTGGAAGGTGTACCGCAAGATCCATGCTGAGCTGGGCGGGGACCCGCTGATCAACCTGACGGAAACGGCGGCGGTTCACCGCGGGATTTTTGAAGCAGTCAAAGACGGTGACAAGGAGCTGGCAGCGGAACGCCTGCGCAGGCATTTCGACGGGATCCGAGGCGAACTCGCCAAGCTGCAGGACGCCTCGTGA
- a CDS encoding dipeptide/oligopeptide/nickel ABC transporter permease/ATP-binding protein produces the protein MRNSLAERLSSGGARFTALNLSSKLALGFLGFIVLVAVFGPLLAPYGENESSVPVLAPNGEHLFGTDGSSYDVFSRMLYGARVSISIGLGAVALALILGSVLGAVAATSGKAVSETVMRILDIMMAFPGIALAAALLFALRDHSLNLFGSTVPVIILAIAIVYTPQLARVVRANILAQYGEDYVRAERVIGAGRTYILLKHIARNCAAPILVFATVMVADAIILEASLSFLGAGVQQPAASWGNVMADGRNVVFSGAWWPTTFGGITILLTVLALNILAEGLTDAMVNPGVRKGRKGASPAPAAVEAVATAAQPSALDAAGTSLTQADGGRNLPEEDALPATGAAVNAPGSLAALAKELELLAAVESRRTDRLPQVDEDAPVVLEVKDLSIRFPGRYGDTAIVDRVSFTVREGETMGLVGESGCGKSITSLAVMGLLPPTARLSGSIRFNGKELLTNDPKERSQLYRGLRGEQIAMVYQDALSSLNPSMLIKDQLRQLTSRGGRKTPRELLEMVKLDPDRTLKSYPHELSGGQRQRVLIAMALSRSPKIVVADEPTTALDVTVQKQVVDLLNELREQLGFAMVFVSHDLALVASLAHRVTVMYAGQVVESGDVPDLLRDPRHEYTRGLLGAVLSIEAGAERLHQIQGTVPSPGDFAAGDRFAERSLRPDADPEQVLEFVRIGGTNHYWASHETPSDLVETGTTARQQA, from the coding sequence ATGCGCAATTCACTGGCCGAACGGCTCAGCAGCGGCGGCGCCCGCTTCACCGCCCTGAACCTCAGTTCAAAACTCGCGCTGGGCTTCCTCGGATTCATTGTCCTCGTGGCAGTCTTCGGGCCGCTTCTGGCACCCTACGGGGAGAACGAATCCAGCGTCCCGGTCCTCGCCCCGAACGGCGAGCACCTCTTCGGCACCGACGGTTCCAGCTATGACGTGTTCTCCCGGATGCTCTACGGGGCACGGGTGTCCATCTCGATCGGCCTCGGCGCCGTTGCCCTGGCCCTGATCCTCGGCTCGGTCCTCGGCGCCGTTGCGGCCACCTCCGGCAAGGCCGTGAGCGAGACCGTGATGCGCATCCTCGACATCATGATGGCCTTCCCCGGCATCGCCCTGGCAGCAGCGCTGCTGTTTGCGCTTCGGGACCACTCACTGAACCTCTTCGGCTCGACCGTTCCGGTGATCATCCTGGCCATCGCCATTGTCTACACCCCGCAGCTCGCCCGGGTGGTCCGCGCCAATATCCTGGCCCAGTACGGCGAGGACTATGTCCGGGCCGAACGGGTCATCGGCGCCGGCCGCACCTACATCCTGCTGAAGCACATTGCCCGCAACTGCGCGGCCCCCATTCTGGTGTTCGCCACCGTGATGGTCGCCGACGCCATCATCCTGGAAGCCTCGCTGTCCTTCCTCGGCGCCGGCGTGCAGCAGCCCGCCGCCTCCTGGGGCAACGTCATGGCGGACGGCCGCAACGTGGTGTTCAGCGGTGCGTGGTGGCCGACGACGTTCGGCGGCATCACCATTCTGCTCACCGTCCTGGCACTGAACATCCTGGCCGAAGGGCTGACCGACGCCATGGTCAACCCCGGCGTCCGAAAAGGCCGCAAGGGCGCGTCCCCGGCCCCCGCCGCCGTCGAGGCAGTGGCCACGGCCGCCCAGCCGTCCGCCCTTGACGCCGCCGGCACCTCGCTGACCCAGGCCGACGGCGGCCGGAACCTCCCGGAGGAAGACGCCCTGCCCGCAACGGGCGCGGCCGTCAATGCACCCGGTTCCCTGGCAGCACTGGCCAAGGAACTGGAACTGCTGGCCGCCGTCGAGTCCCGGAGGACGGACCGTCTCCCGCAGGTGGACGAGGACGCCCCGGTGGTCCTGGAAGTGAAGGACCTTTCCATCCGCTTCCCCGGACGCTACGGCGACACCGCCATCGTGGACCGGGTGAGCTTTACGGTCCGCGAGGGCGAAACCATGGGACTCGTGGGCGAATCCGGCTGCGGGAAGTCCATTACCTCGCTGGCGGTCATGGGTCTGCTCCCGCCGACGGCACGGCTCTCCGGATCCATACGGTTTAACGGCAAGGAATTGCTGACCAATGACCCGAAGGAACGCAGCCAGCTGTATCGGGGGCTGCGCGGCGAGCAGATCGCCATGGTGTACCAGGATGCGCTGAGCTCCCTGAACCCGTCCATGCTGATCAAGGACCAGCTCCGGCAGCTCACCTCCCGGGGCGGGCGCAAGACCCCGCGGGAACTGCTCGAAATGGTGAAACTGGACCCGGACCGCACGCTGAAGAGCTACCCGCACGAGCTGTCCGGCGGGCAGCGGCAGCGCGTGCTGATTGCCATGGCCCTGTCCCGCTCGCCGAAGATCGTGGTGGCGGACGAACCGACCACCGCCCTGGATGTCACCGTCCAGAAGCAGGTGGTGGACCTGCTGAACGAACTGCGGGAACAGCTCGGGTTCGCCATGGTGTTCGTCAGCCACGACCTGGCCCTCGTAGCGTCCCTGGCCCACCGGGTCACCGTGATGTACGCCGGGCAGGTAGTGGAATCCGGCGATGTTCCGGATCTGCTGCGGGACCCGCGCCACGAATACACCCGCGGACTGCTGGGAGCGGTGTTGTCCATCGAAGCCGGCGCCGAGCGTCTGCACCAGATCCAGGGCACCGTTCCCTCCCCCGGTGACTTCGCCGCCGGCGACCGTTTCGCGGAACGGTCGCTGCGGCCGGATGCGGATCCGGAGCAGGTCCTGGAGTTTGTCCGCATCGGCGGGACGAACCACTACTGGGCCAGCCATGAAACCCCTTCGGACCTGGTCGAAACCGGCACAACAGCAAGGCAGCAGGCATGA
- a CDS encoding ABC transporter permease: MLLGVTVMVFIVLSVVPADRATAVLGENASEDAKEAWREERGLNAPLVVQFFRYLGGVLRLDFGVTNPPEESVASKIATAFPVTLQLTFLGILLAVVLALTLGILGALYRDRWPDQAIRIFSIAAIATPSFWLAILLIQWFALPEGSIFPTGGLAWADQYGFVGWLYSMALPALALGIPVSASLIRVVRTSMVEELDRDYVRTAIGNGVPYRTVVARNVLRNALVTPVTVLGLRVGYLLGGAVVIEKIFSLNGMGDLIVVGLTTSDTNLVQGAVLTIAVAFVLVNIVVDLLYLLINPRIRTV; this comes from the coding sequence ATGCTGCTGGGCGTCACCGTGATGGTGTTCATCGTGCTGTCAGTTGTTCCGGCGGACCGCGCCACCGCCGTCCTCGGTGAAAACGCCAGCGAGGACGCCAAGGAAGCCTGGCGGGAGGAACGGGGCCTCAACGCTCCCCTGGTAGTCCAGTTCTTCCGGTATCTGGGTGGTGTGCTCCGGCTCGATTTCGGCGTCACCAACCCGCCGGAAGAGTCCGTGGCCAGCAAAATCGCCACGGCCTTCCCGGTGACCCTGCAGTTGACCTTCCTCGGCATCCTCCTGGCCGTTGTCCTCGCCCTCACGCTCGGCATCCTCGGCGCGCTCTACCGTGACCGCTGGCCCGACCAGGCCATCCGCATCTTCTCCATCGCGGCAATTGCCACCCCTTCCTTCTGGCTTGCGATCCTGCTGATCCAGTGGTTCGCCCTGCCCGAAGGATCCATCTTCCCCACGGGCGGCCTGGCCTGGGCGGACCAGTACGGCTTTGTCGGCTGGCTCTATTCCATGGCCCTGCCGGCCCTCGCCCTCGGCATCCCCGTCTCGGCGTCGCTCATCCGCGTGGTCCGGACCTCGATGGTGGAGGAACTCGACCGCGACTACGTCCGCACCGCCATCGGCAACGGCGTGCCCTACCGCACCGTCGTCGCCCGCAACGTCCTGCGCAACGCGCTGGTCACCCCCGTCACCGTCCTCGGACTGCGGGTGGGCTACCTGCTCGGCGGCGCCGTCGTCATCGAAAAGATCTTCAGCCTCAACGGCATGGGCGACCTGATCGTCGTGGGACTGACGACGTCGGACACCAACCTCGTGCAGGGCGCGGTGCTCACCATCGCGGTCGCCTTTGTCCTGGTCAACATTGTGGTTGACCTGCTGTACCTGCTCATCAACCCCCGAATCCGGACGGTGTAA
- a CDS encoding N-acetylmannosamine-6-phosphate 2-epimerase has translation MFNLESLRSSLIVSCQAYPGEPMRDPRTTAQVAQSAVIGGAAGVRVQGIGDIRAVRAAVDVPVIGLWKDGHDGVFITPTLRHALACAEAGADIVALDGTRRERPDGLTLAETVAALHDQTPALVMADCGSAADAEAAAAAGADIIGTTLAGYTDERPKTTGPDLELLQELAALGLGVPVIAEGRIHTPAQGRSALGAGAFAVVVGTAITHPATITSWFAAALES, from the coding sequence ATGTTTAATCTCGAGAGCCTCCGCTCCTCCCTCATAGTTTCCTGCCAGGCCTACCCCGGCGAGCCAATGCGTGATCCGCGGACCACCGCGCAGGTGGCACAGTCCGCCGTCATTGGCGGGGCTGCCGGGGTACGCGTCCAGGGAATCGGTGACATCCGGGCCGTCCGGGCCGCCGTGGACGTTCCGGTGATCGGATTGTGGAAGGACGGGCACGACGGCGTGTTCATTACGCCCACGCTGCGCCACGCTTTGGCCTGCGCGGAGGCCGGTGCGGACATCGTCGCCCTGGACGGCACGCGCCGGGAACGGCCGGACGGACTGACACTGGCCGAGACCGTCGCTGCACTGCACGACCAGACGCCGGCGCTGGTGATGGCGGACTGCGGGTCCGCCGCCGACGCCGAAGCTGCCGCAGCGGCAGGAGCGGACATCATCGGCACCACCCTGGCCGGCTATACGGATGAGCGGCCGAAAACGACCGGGCCTGATCTGGAGCTCCTGCAGGAGCTGGCTGCACTGGGGCTGGGCGTTCCGGTGATTGCCGAAGGCCGCATCCACACTCCGGCGCAGGGCCGTTCCGCGCTGGGCGCGGGGGCGTTCGCCGTCGTCGTCGGCACTGCCATCACCCATCCTGCCACGATCACCAGCTGGTTCGCCGCTGCACTCGAGTCATGA
- a CDS encoding ABC transporter substrate-binding protein, giving the protein MSNTFESSGLLKDSSRRNFLKLAGVMGAAAAFAGSISACSPGGSPATGGGTAAAEGTGSIEAGISYQLSTGFDPMLSTGATPQAANLHIFEGLTELHPATRERYLALAAAEPVMVDDTTYEVKLRSGAKFHNGEPVTTADVAFSFQRVLDPANKSLFAGFIPFIDTVTAKDDSTVQFKLKYPFPAFSDRISVIKVVPEAAVKADAAGFDLKPIGSGPYSLVSAVKEDRIVFKKFDDYNGKYPARVADMTWLLLADPAARVAAVPSRTQAIEDVPYLDVDQLASKVDVESVQSFGLLFLMFNCAKFPDKRVRQALHYAIDTDAVISKALLGNATAASSYFQEGHPSYSEASTVYAYDAAKAKSLLKEAGMENITITLTSTDTGWVTRVVPLIKEYWDAIGVSTTLEILQSAAVYAPEKVGGKNFDVLCAPGDPSVFGNDGDILLSWFYRGATWMEARAGWNTTPEFTTVQDKLDQAVKVDPDKAKGIHAEVINIVSEEAPLYPLFHRKLPTAWDSNALDGFQPLPTTGVSFVGVGRK; this is encoded by the coding sequence ATGAGCAACACTTTTGAAAGTAGCGGGCTCCTGAAGGATTCAAGCCGGCGAAACTTCCTCAAGCTGGCTGGCGTGATGGGCGCCGCCGCAGCATTTGCAGGGTCTATCTCTGCGTGCAGTCCGGGCGGAAGCCCGGCCACCGGAGGCGGCACGGCAGCCGCAGAAGGCACCGGCTCCATCGAAGCCGGGATTTCCTACCAGCTCTCCACGGGCTTCGACCCGATGCTTTCCACGGGTGCCACTCCGCAGGCCGCCAACCTGCACATCTTCGAAGGGCTGACGGAACTTCATCCGGCCACCCGGGAGCGGTATCTCGCCCTGGCTGCCGCCGAACCGGTCATGGTGGATGACACCACGTACGAGGTGAAGCTGCGCAGCGGCGCGAAATTCCACAACGGGGAACCGGTGACCACCGCCGACGTCGCCTTCTCCTTCCAGCGCGTCCTCGATCCGGCCAACAAGTCACTCTTCGCCGGGTTCATCCCCTTTATCGACACAGTGACCGCCAAGGACGATTCCACCGTCCAGTTCAAGCTGAAGTACCCGTTCCCCGCCTTCAGCGACCGCATCTCGGTCATCAAGGTCGTCCCGGAAGCAGCAGTCAAGGCAGACGCCGCCGGTTTCGACCTCAAGCCGATCGGCTCCGGTCCGTACAGCCTCGTCTCCGCCGTCAAGGAAGACCGCATCGTCTTCAAGAAGTTTGATGACTACAACGGCAAGTATCCGGCCCGGGTGGCGGACATGACCTGGCTGCTGCTGGCAGATCCGGCAGCCCGCGTCGCCGCAGTGCCCTCCCGCACCCAGGCCATCGAGGACGTCCCCTACCTGGACGTGGACCAGCTCGCCAGCAAGGTCGACGTCGAGTCGGTGCAGTCTTTCGGCCTGCTGTTCCTGATGTTCAACTGCGCCAAGTTCCCGGACAAGCGCGTCCGCCAGGCACTGCACTACGCCATCGACACCGACGCCGTCATCAGCAAGGCCCTGCTCGGCAACGCCACTGCCGCCTCGTCCTACTTCCAGGAGGGGCACCCCTCCTACAGCGAGGCATCCACCGTCTATGCGTACGACGCCGCCAAGGCCAAGTCCCTATTGAAGGAGGCGGGGATGGAGAACATCACCATCACCCTCACCTCCACGGACACCGGCTGGGTGACCCGTGTGGTGCCCCTGATCAAGGAGTACTGGGACGCCATCGGCGTCAGCACCACCCTGGAAATCCTCCAGTCCGCAGCGGTCTACGCTCCGGAAAAGGTGGGCGGAAAGAACTTCGATGTGCTTTGTGCGCCGGGTGACCCCTCGGTCTTCGGCAACGACGGCGACATCCTCCTCAGCTGGTTCTACCGCGGCGCCACCTGGATGGAGGCCCGCGCCGGCTGGAACACCACACCGGAATTCACCACCGTGCAGGACAAGCTGGACCAGGCCGTGAAGGTGGATCCGGACAAGGCCAAGGGCATCCACGCCGAGGTCATCAACATCGTCTCCGAGGAAGCCCCGCTGTATCCGCTGTTCCACCGCAAGCTGCCCACCGCCTGGGACAGCAACGCACTGGACGGCTTCCAGCCGCTGCCCACCACCGGCGTCTCCTTCGTAGGCGTAGGACGCAAGTAG
- a CDS encoding glucosamine-6-phosphate deaminase gives MAGSLQRSSIRMIRRADAATLGQAGADLVLETLAGRPAPVIGVATGSSPSPLYKELAGGTDDFSSVTWFALDEYVGLARGHAQSYAEVLRREIVEPLGLDPATMHVPDPHSEKLDEAGARYEQRIAAAGGIDLQILGIGRNGHLAFNEPGAALDSRTRLETLTEDTRRANQRFFDSLEDVPTHCLTQGLGTILEARQLLLIARGREKAEALARALTGPVTPECPASVLQLHGNVTVLADDAAASLLA, from the coding sequence ATGGCCGGGTCCCTGCAGCGCTCTTCGATCCGGATGATCCGACGCGCCGACGCGGCCACCCTGGGACAGGCCGGAGCCGACCTTGTGCTCGAAACCCTCGCCGGGAGGCCGGCCCCGGTGATCGGCGTCGCCACCGGTTCGTCGCCGTCGCCCCTCTACAAGGAGCTCGCCGGCGGCACTGATGATTTCAGCAGCGTTACCTGGTTTGCCCTGGACGAATATGTGGGACTGGCTCGGGGCCACGCGCAGAGCTACGCCGAAGTGCTCCGTCGGGAAATCGTTGAACCGCTGGGGCTGGACCCCGCAACCATGCATGTCCCCGACCCGCATTCGGAGAAGCTGGACGAGGCCGGCGCCCGCTATGAGCAGCGCATCGCCGCAGCAGGCGGCATTGACCTGCAGATCCTGGGCATCGGCCGCAACGGCCACCTGGCCTTCAACGAGCCGGGAGCTGCGCTGGACTCGCGCACCCGACTGGAGACTCTCACCGAGGACACCCGCCGGGCCAACCAGCGGTTCTTTGATTCCCTCGAGGACGTACCCACGCACTGCCTCACCCAGGGGCTCGGCACCATCTTGGAAGCCCGGCAGCTGCTCCTGATTGCCAGGGGACGGGAAAAGGCCGAAGCCCTGGCACGCGCCCTGACCGGCCCGGTGACACCGGAATGCCCGGCATCGGTGCTGCAGCTGCACGGCAACGTCACCGTCCTGGCGGACGACGCCGCGGCCTCCCTGCTGGCCTGA